In Oncorhynchus clarkii lewisi isolate Uvic-CL-2024 unplaced genomic scaffold, UVic_Ocla_1.0 unplaced_contig_1139_pilon_pilon, whole genome shotgun sequence, the sequence CATTTGGTAAAGCTGAAATATGCCACCACAGATCAGACAgtgacaggggtctcagcagtgtcagacagccagggaagactaGTTGGTGACAAAGGTGAGGTGAATTAGTGCAGATACAATACTTTGTTctctctgtgcagcaaacactggacaagccaTATTAtattttaaggcagtctgacaaacctcAAGTTGATTTCCATCGTTTATAAAGGGTTGATAAAGGCTTTTCCCGACGacacaaataaattcattaaaaatcctacaatgtgattttctggattttttttctaattttgtctgtcatagttgaagtgtacctatggtgaaaattacaggcctctctcatctttttaagtgggagaacttgcacaattggtggctgactaaatacttttttgccccactgtatgtgaatgCCCAGTCAGGTTCATATCATCTCAGACATAAGTTAGtgcagtttaagaccatccatagaaCGTACTATATGACAGTGTAATTCCTCTGCGGGAGGTGTAAAACACGAAAGGAGACATATCTGCATATGTTATGGTCTTGTGAATAGTGGATGAATTCTGGCAAAGCGCATGttcttttatctcagcatgtctacagattctcccttatccctgtttttgtttgcttggaaatgttgatactggagactgttatcTGAAGAAACTGTGTAACCTAGCATTTATAGCGGCTAACaaatgcattgccattaattggaaggttggttatcctcctacaatgtcaagttatgtatcacTAGATTGTATTTACTACCAGTTAAGGGTTTACTGGGCAACGTTCATAAGATCTGGATGCCTTATGTGGAATACAGTACGACTAAAGGGGTCTGTAGTGAAAACATGCCACATGAGgctcagtcctggccctgggggtctgccGTCCTGTGGGTTGTCACTCTGGCCTAACACACCCGAaaaccaataatgaatgtttcactTAGATGCTAAAGCTGAGTGGGATGTGTTGGGTTGGGACGCTACAGGGCTGTGGACCCCTAGGGTCAGGTCGGGGTGACCCAGCTATATTGTCTGCAAGTAAAAATagctctacagtactattagTCCTATGCGATTAATTATATGGAGGATttgctgtttctgtgtgttaatgtatattTGAGGTGTATGTGGGgttttttgttttagttttttgttTCCAAACCTTTCCCTTGGGAATTAAAGAAATGTAAGGTGTGAACTGGGAAGGAAATTGTTTTGggagagttgagttattgactagactggtgggggtcaggcgTGCAGGTGGCTCGGGCTGGCTGGTCGGGCTGGCTGGTCGGTCGGCTGGTCGGTCTGGCTGgtcgggctggctggctggtcggTCGGCTGGTCGGGCTGGCTGGTCGGTCTGGCTGGTCGGTCTGGCTGGTCGGTCGGCTGgtcgggctggctggctggtcggTCGGCTGGTCGGTCTGGCTAGTCGGTCTGGCTGGTCGGTCGGCTGGTCGGGCTGGCTGGTCGGGCTGGCTGGTCGGGCTGGCTGGTCGGTCGGCTGGTCGGTCTGGCTGGTCGGGCTGGCTGGTCGGTCGGCTGGTCGGTCGGCTGGTCGGTCTGGCTGGTCGGTCGGCTGGTCGGGCTGGCTGGTCGGTCGGCTGGTCGGTCTGGCTGGTCGGTCggctggttgggctggctggTCGGGCTGGCTGGTCGGTCGGCTGGTCGGTCGGCTGGTCGGGTTGGCTGGTCGGGCTGGCTGGTCGGTCTGGCTGGTCGGTCTGGCTGGTCGGGCTGGCtggtctgtctgactggctggtcCGGCTGGCTGGTCGGGCTGATGGCTGGCTGGTCGGTCAGCTGGTCGGGCTGGCTAGTCGGTCGGCTGGTCGGTCTGGCTGGTCGGTCGGCTGGTCGGTCGGCTGGTCGGACTGGCTGGTCGGTCTGGCTGGTCGGTCGGCTGGTCGGGCTGGCTGGTCGGGCTGGCTGGTCGGTCAATCTGGTCGGGCTGGCTGGTCGGTCAATCTGGTCGGGTTGGCTGGTCGGGCTGATGGCTGGCTGGTCGGTCAGCTGGTCGGGCTGGCTAGTCGGTCGGCTGGTCGGTCTGGCTAGTCGGTCTGGCTGGTCGGTCGGCTGGTCGGACTGGCTGGTCGGGCTGGCTGGTCGGGCTGGCTGGTCGGTCGGCTGGTCGGACTGGCTGGTCGGACTGGCTGGTCGGGCTGGCTGGTCGGACTGGCTGGTCTGTCTGACTGGTCGGTCGGCTGGTCGGGCTGGCTGGTCGGTCTGGCTGGTCGGACTGGCTGGTCGGTCTGGCTGGTCGGACTGGCTGGTCGGGCTGGCTGGTCGGTCGGCTGGTCGGACTGGCTGGTCGGTCTGGCTGGTCGGACTGGCTGGTCGGGCTGGATGGTCGGTCGGCTGGTCGGACTGGCTGGTCGGTCGGCTGGTCGGACTGGCTGGTCGGGCTGGCTGGTCGGACTGGCTGGTCGGGCTGGCTGGTCGGTCTGGCTGGTCAAGCTGGCTGGTCTGTCTGACTGGTCGGGCTGGCTGGTCTGTCTGACTGGTCGGTCGGCTGGTCGGTCTGGCTGGTCGGGCTGGCTGGTCGGTCTGGCTGGTCTGTCTGACTGGTCGGGCTGGCTGGTCGGTCTGGCTGGTCGGGCTGGCTGGTCGGTCTGGCTGGTCGGGCTGGCTGGTCGGGCTGGCtggtctgtctgactggctggtcGGGCTGGCtggtctgtctgactggctggtcAGGCTGGCTGGTCGGTCTGGCTGGTCGGGCTGGCtggtctgtctgactggctggtcGGGCTGGCtggtctgtctgactggctggtcGGGCTGGCTGGTCGGTCTGGCTGGTCGGGCTGGCTGGTCGAGCTGGCtggtctgtctgactggctggtcGGGCTGGCTGGTCTTTCTGGCTGGTCGGGCTGGCtggtctgtctgactggctggtcGGGCTGGCtggtctgtctgactggctggtcGGGCTGGCTGGTCGGTCTGGCTGGTCGGGCTGGCtggtctgtctgactggctggtcGGGCTGGCTGGTCGGGCTGGCTGGTCGGGCTGATGGCTGAAATCTGATAGaggatttgttgttgttgtatatctgtaagagttgttcatttgttaggctcttggttaaaggtgcaacacaatatgTATTATTGAACCTTTGTTCAGTCAGTCTTTTAAACATATGTAATAATGATCTCTTACTTAGCTTGATGACTTAGGGCATTTTGCTGACTTTTTGTTCTAAATAGAGACAGCATATTGGATTTTGTAAAaatacaggaaattagctttagatGGCCCAAAAAATTGGTCATCCTCCCCCAGACCCTCGTCAGGTTATGTCCCCACCACTTCTAAAACAAAAGTGGCACCCCTGGAATCTGCTATGTAAATTGGAGACACTGTTTAACTTACATTTCACTCGGGCTGGGATTCAAAACTGATATATTTTCTGGAATATTCTCTCCTTAGGTTTCCTCAGGCTATCAGGCTATCAGCATCAAAGTCGTTGCTCCATGTTTTGCTTTGTTGTCCTATAATGAAATCATAAACAAAGATAAATGCTTATTTGCAGAATGCTTCTACCAAATGACAGTTGGATGTTGAAAGACTCTTGTTGAATGACAAAGAAGCTCCACCTCCTTATATAACAGGCTCTACAATGAGTCAAAattagtctctctggggagaaatAGGAGAAAAGCACTCCCTCTagaatgagtctctctggggagaaagaagagaggggaggccCTCCTTCTAGTATCTGTAAAAAGACTGAAGAAGAAGTCACTGCTTCTGGAGTGAGTTTGTCAGGGAGTGAGGGAGCGTTGTCCCCTAAAAGGAGTTTTCCTACAGAACAGGACACTGATAGTGAACTTAAGAGGTAAGATAATCAAATAGGTGTGAAGGAGCTGAGAGATTGTAACAACTATCTAACAAGTCAGTATTGTTATGATTTGTCTTTATTTCATGCAATAGATCAAGTGAATCAGGCATTTTGTTGGAGACACATGTAATATCTCACTAACCTGTAACTAGTTGTTATGAGCATTTAGACTGAAGACAAATATAAGTAACCATAACAAGGACAGTTACAAGAATCTGAGATGTGTTCAAACTCTCCTACtcacttagaaaaaaggtgctcttcagctgtccccataggagaaccctttgtggTTCCTGGTAGAACATTTTGGGGTTCCAtgcagaaccctttccacagaggttcTACAATgaacccaaaagtgttctacctgtaaCCAAAATCGGTTagagggttcttcaaagggttctcctatggggacagccgaagaacccttttggaacccttttttctaagagtgtatgttgTAAACTCACATCCTGCTTTACACAGGATCAAGACACACAGACCAGTCTCACCTGTACCTAGCTGTGTCTCCATGAAGAGTGACATGTCTATGATACCTCCTTTTAACTTCAGGGAGGGAGACTTTTCCACTGAACAAAGGTGAGACCTTGTGCTTCTGATATATTATGCTTTTTCTGGTTTCTTCTGTGGGGGTTCTGAGGGAAGGTTAATTATTTCTGCTCCTGTGGCTTTTAACAGGAtcaagacagacagaccagtctcACCTGTACCAAGCTGTGTCTCCATGAAGAGAGACCAGTCAATGGGACTAAATATTCTCTTCAGGGATGGAGAATTATCCACTGGGCAAAGGTGAACTGAGACATAACATGGTGTTTGATGATGTCACTTCCTTTTATTTACCATCTTCTGTATAGATAAAGACTGATGTTATTTCTCTCTGTGCTCATTTCTACCCAGCAGTATCTCTGAGGAGAATGACCAGTCAATGGATCACCAACCCAGAGTCCCTACTGATGACAAAGTGTGAGTGATCGCAGTTTGCACAGCTTCCTACCTGTTTTCTAGTTTATTTCACCATACATGTGTCTGATCACATCTAGTACCTTTACTCTGTGCATTTCCAGATAATAGCATCCAGTTCATCATTCAGGACGCCTCATTTAGCTTCTTATAGGATTTTAATTGTCTACAGGACATCATTCAGTCTGACTTTATACtagaaatgtaaataaaataataatatgatGACTATAATAGTGAGACTGGACCCAATGTTGAGTGTAACTATCAGGAGATGCAGAGGGCATTGTCTCTCAGTAATTGCACCATATTTTGTGGCTTCATTTTCACTTAGCTGAACTAACTCTAGGATGTCAAACCATGTACTGTTTCATCATTAATCACATTCAGGTTAGAGttcatattttatatatttttttaccaaaaCAAATATAATTCAATTCAACAATGAACATCTTTTTTTCCACACATAGGTACAACACTGTTTCCACTAAGACAGAAATCCAGGAGAAAATGAAATCCTACTTGAAGAATAGGGCATATTCTTTATTTGAAGGCTTTGAGGATCAAGCCAAAAAAACACCTCTTAACAACATCTACACAGAGCTCTGCATCACACAAGCTGGAAATGGAGAGGTTAATTATGAACATGAggtgagacagattgagacagcATGCAGGTTTCCAGTAGAACAAGAGACATCAATCCAACTCAATGACATCTTCAAACCCTTACCTGGACAAGACAAGCTTATCAGAACAGTGCTGACAATGGGAGTtgctggcattggaaaaacagtgTCTGTGCTGAAGTTCATGttggactgggctgaaggaaaagcaaatcaAGACATCCAGATCATCTTTCCACTTCCTTTTCGGGATCTGAACTTGATGAGAGATAAAAATCAAAGTCTGATAGAACTACTTCATCACTCCTTTATAGAAACAAAAGTATCAGAAATCTCAGAAAACAAAAATATTGTGTTTGtttttgatggtctggatgaatGTCGCCTTCCTCTGGACTTCCAGAATAATAAgatctgctgtgatgtcacagagtcaACTTCAGTGGAAGTTCTGCTGACAAACCTCATTAAAGGgaatctgcttccctctgctcacATTTGGATAACCacccgacctgcagcagccaatcagatccctcctgagtgtgttgaccaggtgacagaggtacgagggttcaatgacctacagaaggaggagtacttcaggaagagaATCGGTGAGGaggacctggccagcagaatcatctcacacataaagacatcaaggagcctccacatcatgtgctACATTCCAGTGTTCTGTAGGATTTCAGCCACTGTCCTAGAGAGACTATTGGTTGAAGCAGAGAGTCAAGAGATCCCCAAGAATCTGACTCAAATGTACGCTCACCTCATGATCTTCCAGTCAAAACTGAGGACTCAGAAATATCCTGTAGAGCATGCCAACAATTCTCACTGGGATAAAGAGATGATTCAGGCACTGGGAAAATTGGCTTTTCAACAGCTAGAAAAAGGCCATCTGATATTCTATGAGGAAGACCTGAGAGAGTGTGGCATTGACATCAAGGATGCGTCTGTGTACTCTGGAGTGTGCACTCAGATCTTCAGAGAAGAGTCTGGGCTTAACCAGATGAAGGTGTACTGCTTTGTACATCTGAGTATCCAGGAGTTTCTGGCTGCACTATATGTGTTCCTCATGTTCGCTAACGACAACAATAATCTGATGGCTAAAGAGAAATCCCTCCGCAAAAACAAAATATACCAAGATGCAGTGGACAAGGCCTTGCAGTTTGAAAATGGCCATctggaccttttcctccgcttccttctaGGCCTTTCACTGCAGTCCAATCAGCATCTCCTACAAGGCCTACTGACACCAACAGGAAGCAGATCACAGAGCAACAAGAAAACAGTCAAGTACATCAAGGAGAAGATCAGAAAGAACCTCCCTCTGCAGAGGtgcatcaatctgttccactgtctgaatgaactgaatgatcattctctagtggaggagatccaaagcTACCTGAGATCAGGACGTCTCTCAAAATCTAAACTCTCAGCTCAacagtggtcagctctggtcttCATGTTGCTGACCTCCGAGAAGCTGGGtgtgtttgacctgaagaaatacATCAGATCAGATGCGGCTCTTCTCAAACTTCTCCCAGTTGTCAGATCCTCTAGAACAGCCCTGTAAGTGATTAGTCAAATTACATTCCAGACATCATGCTAATGTAACATAATAATGAACATCTGTTTGCATGACCATTTAGGCTGACAACTCAGTCCTTAAGGGGAGATTTTTTTGTTGGCACCTGtgtttcttgagatgtttctttttTTCCACAGGCTGAACAAATGTAAACTCACCAAGAAAAGCTGTGATGCAATAGCTTCTGTTCTCAAATCCAATTCATGCTGTCTGAAACTGCTGGACATGAGTGGCAATAAACtccaggattcaggagtgaagctgctctctgctggactggaggatccacactgtAAACTGGAAACATTGAAGTAAGTGACTTCGTGACTGTCTCCACTGCAAAGTGAAGTGGATGTTGTAAATATGAAGATGTACATTcttgttatacagtgccttgcgaaagtattcggcccccttgaactttgcgaccttttgccacatttcaggcttcaaacataaagatataaaactgtattttttttgtgaagaatcaagtgggacacaatcatgaagtggaacgacatttattggatatttcaaacttttttaacaaatcaaaaactgaaaagccATACATgctcatggaggataacacacaatacagtctgggacttatttccattgttaagtcatggaggataacacacaatacagtctgggacttatttccattgttaagtcatggaggataacacacaatacagtctgggacttatttccattgttaaatcatggaggataacacacaatacagtctgggacatatttccattgttaagtcatggaggataacacacaatacagtctgggactaaTTCCCATTGTTAAattatggaggataacacacaaagtCTGGGACCAATTCCCATTGTGGTCCTGTCACGTTCATTTGTAgaaacggaccaaggcgcagcgagTTCCACATAATATTTATTTGAAAGTGAAACTAAGCAGagacaaacaaataaacaataaactaacCGTGACTACAGAGATGCTACGTGCACTAACTCAAACAAATAAACTAACAACTAACCGTGACTACAGAGATGCTACGTGCACTAACTCAAACAAATAAACTAACAACTAACCGTGACTACAGAGATGCtacgtgcactaactcaaaaTACACACTatctcaaaacaatatcccataaaacacaggtggaaaaatacTACttaatatgatccccaattagagacaacgatagccagctgcctcgAATTGAGAATCATACCAAAcacccaaacatagaaaaactaaactagaaccccacatagaaaataataaCTAGAAAAAAAACAGTCACCCCCTGACCTACTCAACCATAGAAAATAAGAGTTCtttatggtcaggacgtgacaggtcCTCTtacagtgcaataatatctaacaattcacaacaatacacacacacacacacacacacacacacacacatctaaacaaaAATAATAGAatcaataaatatataaaaattaGTACGAGCAATGTTGGAGTCCGGAGAAAAAATATTATAAatgcatgtatgtgtatatgtcacaggaggttggtggcacctgaattggggaggacaggctcatggtaatgactggagctgaatcggtggaatggtatcaaatacatcaaacacatggtttccaggtgtctTGTGCCATTCTATTTGCTCCGTTTCagccgttattatgagccgtcctcccctcagcagcctccacaggtatatgtgatgggatgtatagacgttattatgagccgtcctcccctcagcagcctccacaggtatatgtgatgggatgtatagacgttattatgagctgtcctcccctcagcagcctccacaggtatatgtgatgggatgtatagacgttattatgagctgtcctcccctcagcagcctccacaggtATATGTGATGCGATGTATAGacgttattatgagctgtcctcccctcagcagcctccactggtatatgtgatgggatgtatagacgttattatgagctgtcctcccctcagcagcctccacaggtatatgtgatgggatgtatagacgttattatgagctgtcctcccctcagcagcctccactggtatatgtgatgggatgtatagacgttattatgagctgtcctcccctcagcagcctccacaggtatatgtgatgggatgtatagacgttattatgagctgtcctcccctcagcagcctccacaggtatatgtgatgggatgtatagacgttattatgagccgtcctcccctcagcagcctccacaggtatatgtgatgggatgtatagacgttattatgagccgtcctcccctcagcagcctcaactggtatatgtgatgggatgtatagacgttattatgagccgtcctcccctcagcagcctccactggtatatgtgatgggatgtatagacgttattatgagccgtcctcccctcagcagcctccacag encodes:
- the LOC139402175 gene encoding NLR family CARD domain-containing protein 3-like isoform X2, translating into MKSDMSMIPPFNFREGDFSTEQRIKTDRPVSPVPSCVSMKRDQSMGLNILFRDGELSTGQSISEENDQSMDHQPRVPTDDKVYNTVSTKTEIQEKMKSYLKNRAYSLFEGFEDQAKKTPLNNIYTELCITQAGNGEVNYEHEVRQIETACRFPVEQETSIQLNDIFKPLPGQDKLIRTVLTMGVAGIGKTVSVLKFMLDWAEGKANQDIQIIFPLPFRDLNLMRDKNQSLIELLHHSFIETKVSEISENKNIVFVFDGLDECRLPLDFQNNKICCDVTESTSVEVLLTNLIKGNLLPSAHIWITTRPAAANQIPPECVDQVTEVRGFNDLQKEEYFRKRIGEEDLASRIISHIKTSRSLHIMCYIPVFCRISATVLERLLVEAESQEIPKNLTQMYAHLMIFQSKLRTQKYPVEHANNSHWDKEMIQALGKLAFQQLEKGHLIFYEEDLRECGIDIKDASVYSGVCTQIFREESGLNQMKVYCFVHLSIQEFLAALYVFLMFANDNNNLMAKEKSLRKNKIYQDAVDKALQFENGHLDLFLRFLLGLSLQSNQHLLQGLLTPTGSRSQSNKKTVKYIKEKIRKNLPLQRCINLFHCLNELNDHSLVEEIQSYLRSGRLSKSKLSAQQWSALVFMLLTSEKLGVFDLKKYIRSDAALLKLLPVVRSSRTALLNKCKLTKKSCDAIASVLKSNSCCLKLLDMSGNKLQDSGVKLLSAGLEDPHCKLETLKLAGCSITGKGCASLASALRSNPSHLKELDLSGNTPGDSGVKLLSSVQEDPLYTLERLRLND
- the LOC139402175 gene encoding NLR family CARD domain-containing protein 3-like isoform X1, which encodes MKSDMSMIPPFNFREGDFSTEQRIKTDRPVSPVPSCVSMKRDQSMGLNILFRDGELSTGQSSISEENDQSMDHQPRVPTDDKVYNTVSTKTEIQEKMKSYLKNRAYSLFEGFEDQAKKTPLNNIYTELCITQAGNGEVNYEHEVRQIETACRFPVEQETSIQLNDIFKPLPGQDKLIRTVLTMGVAGIGKTVSVLKFMLDWAEGKANQDIQIIFPLPFRDLNLMRDKNQSLIELLHHSFIETKVSEISENKNIVFVFDGLDECRLPLDFQNNKICCDVTESTSVEVLLTNLIKGNLLPSAHIWITTRPAAANQIPPECVDQVTEVRGFNDLQKEEYFRKRIGEEDLASRIISHIKTSRSLHIMCYIPVFCRISATVLERLLVEAESQEIPKNLTQMYAHLMIFQSKLRTQKYPVEHANNSHWDKEMIQALGKLAFQQLEKGHLIFYEEDLRECGIDIKDASVYSGVCTQIFREESGLNQMKVYCFVHLSIQEFLAALYVFLMFANDNNNLMAKEKSLRKNKIYQDAVDKALQFENGHLDLFLRFLLGLSLQSNQHLLQGLLTPTGSRSQSNKKTVKYIKEKIRKNLPLQRCINLFHCLNELNDHSLVEEIQSYLRSGRLSKSKLSAQQWSALVFMLLTSEKLGVFDLKKYIRSDAALLKLLPVVRSSRTALLNKCKLTKKSCDAIASVLKSNSCCLKLLDMSGNKLQDSGVKLLSAGLEDPHCKLETLKLAGCSITGKGCASLASALRSNPSHLKELDLSGNTPGDSGVKLLSSVQEDPLYTLERLRLND
- the LOC139402176 gene encoding cell surface glycoprotein 1-like, whose amino-acid sequence is METQLGTGKLLLGDNAPSLPDKLTPEAPSARPASPTSQPDQPVRQTSQPDQPDRPASPTSQSDRPASPTSQSDRPASPTSQKDQPARPASQTDQPARPASPTSQTDQPARPASQTDQPARPASQTDQPARPARPTSQPDQPVRQTSQPDQPVRQTSQPDQPARPARPTSQPDQPDRPASPTSQTDQPDRPASPTSQTDQPTDHPTSQSDQPARPASPTSRPTSQSDQPTDHPARPASPTSQTDQPVRPADRPASPTSQSDQPDRPASPTSQTDQPARPADRPVRQTSQSDQPARPASPTSQSDQPTDQPARPASPTSQSDQPTDQPDRLARPTSRPTSQPDQLTDQPAISPTSQPDQIDRPASPTRLTDQPARPASPTSRPTSQTDQPVRPADRPADRPARPTSRPTSQPDQLTDQPAISPTSQPDQPVRQTSQPDQPDRPARPTSQPDQPTRPADRPADRPASPTSQPNQPTDQPDRPADRPASPTSRPTSQTDQPTDQPTDQPARPARPTSRPTSQPDQPARPASPTSRPTSQTD